A stretch of the Sulfurimonas sp. HSL3-1 genome encodes the following:
- a CDS encoding thioredoxin family protein has product MDASASHRFLSKAPTVYKHHFITLLMLTSFFFSLSARDIDLNRIAIDTAKQKKTLLVWLHKNDCGYCEAMYEFTLGDDKVSSLIQASFELVDININDDDTVMFKEFRGSGHDFAKHVGYNFYPSSLFLDADGEIIFAAPGYVEEKDFFKMLDYVSSGAHKSMTYDSFNREGKK; this is encoded by the coding sequence GTGGACGCTTCGGCGTCCCACCGCTTTCTCTCCAAGGCACCAACAGTGTATAAACACCACTTCATCACTCTTTTAATGCTCACGTCGTTCTTTTTCTCCTTGTCCGCACGCGATATCGACCTTAACCGTATAGCGATCGATACGGCCAAGCAGAAGAAGACCCTCCTTGTCTGGCTTCACAAAAATGACTGCGGTTACTGTGAAGCGATGTACGAATTCACCCTCGGCGACGACAAAGTCTCATCTCTGATTCAAGCCTCTTTTGAACTTGTCGATATCAACATCAACGACGATGACACCGTGATGTTCAAGGAGTTCAGGGGGAGCGGGCACGACTTCGCCAAACATGTCGGATACAACTTCTACCCCTCCTCGCTTTTTCTGGATGCCGACGGGGAGATCATCTTTGCCGCACCAGGGTATGTCGAAGAGAAGGATTTTTTCAAAATGCTCGACTATGTCAGCAGCGGTGCGCATAAGAGCATGACCTATGACAGCTTTAACCGGGAGGGAAAAAAGTGA
- a CDS encoding Bax inhibitor-1/YccA family protein, whose amino-acid sequence MGLYDREYARGRAADHYAANRSETQVVSFVKETYKLFAASLMAAAVGSYVGIPIAGTLQAMHWPLFFLVIGLLIGLHFAKHKQGLNLILLFAFTFATGMMIAPLLSVVLGMSGGATIVGNAFAMTSVIFGAMSFYAIRTTKDFTSFSKPLFIALLVIIGFSIINIFLGSPMMAVIISAAAVFLFSIFVVYDTQAIMRGMFETPIEGAVALYLDFFNIFVNLLQLLGIFGGSED is encoded by the coding sequence ATGGGACTTTATGATAGAGAATATGCACGCGGAAGAGCAGCGGATCACTACGCAGCCAACCGCAGTGAAACACAGGTCGTTTCATTTGTAAAAGAGACTTATAAACTGTTTGCCGCCTCCCTGATGGCTGCGGCGGTCGGTTCGTACGTGGGGATTCCGATCGCCGGGACCCTTCAGGCGATGCACTGGCCGCTCTTTTTCCTGGTCATCGGTCTGCTGATCGGTCTGCACTTTGCAAAACACAAGCAGGGGCTCAACCTGATCCTGCTCTTTGCCTTCACGTTCGCAACCGGGATGATGATCGCCCCGCTGCTTTCCGTTGTCCTCGGCATGTCCGGCGGCGCGACGATCGTCGGTAACGCTTTTGCCATGACTTCCGTCATCTTCGGGGCCATGAGCTTTTACGCCATCCGTACGACGAAAGACTTTACCTCTTTCAGCAAGCCGCTCTTTATCGCCCTTCTGGTGATCATCGGTTTCTCCATCATCAACATCTTCCTCGGAAGCCCGATGATGGCCGTCATCATCTCCGCCGCTGCGGTTTTCCTGTTCAGCATCTTCGTCGTTTACGACACGCAGGCAATCATGCGCGGGATGTTTGAGACACCGATCGAGGGAGCCGTTGCCCTTTACCTCGACTTCTTCAATATCTTCGTCAACCTGCTCCAGCTCCTGGGCATCTTCGGTGGCAGCGAAGACTGA
- a CDS encoding thiosulfate oxidation carrier protein SoxY — protein MQRRTFLSLAAGACALAAVPASVRAEDFRKSKPTVWTAKTVDDALKAMYGTTATVAEGVTVVAPDVASNGGAVPVDVKSDIAAKSVMIVQNVNPESAVIVYDLNEYSIIDFSIKIKMKASGTITAIVQGNDGKLYSGSKTLDVALGGCEG, from the coding sequence ATGCAAAGAAGAACATTCCTCTCTCTCGCAGCTGGCGCTTGCGCCCTGGCTGCTGTACCGGCAAGCGTCCGTGCGGAAGATTTCCGTAAATCCAAGCCGACAGTTTGGACAGCAAAAACTGTCGACGACGCCCTCAAAGCGATGTACGGCACAACAGCAACTGTCGCTGAAGGCGTTACAGTCGTCGCTCCGGACGTTGCAAGCAACGGCGGTGCGGTTCCGGTTGATGTCAAGTCTGACATCGCTGCAAAATCCGTCATGATCGTTCAGAACGTCAACCCGGAATCTGCGGTTATCGTTTACGACCTCAACGAGTACAGCATCATCGACTTCTCCATCAAGATCAAGATGAAAGCTTCCGGTACGATCACAGCAATCGTACAGGGTAACGACGGCAAGCTCTACAGCGGCTCCAAAACACTCGACGTTGCACTCGGTGGTTGTGAGGGCTGA
- a CDS encoding c-type cytochrome: MFKFDRKFILGASAAAAVAMLATGCVESGDAAAPSASSADNVLTYANGKRVIDGGRYYATVNDKTGPYYVNTAAEKGGYTYGRTPTANELEAWNTTVTPWRLPPKGEGTAEEGEAVYEAKCVMCHGDFGSGGGGYPALSKGNAYDNMATLKHQRTGPDMEGPIRVFGNYWPEASTLWWYIMEGMPHPDTRSLTEDEVYALVAYILNLNEMEIDGEEVDYEYVLDQEKFAKIVMPNKDGFEPVIDGANGLENVRAYFADPANFGAQKIASADERCMSNCQKETAKVVGISIEQKEFLPPLSEVRDLPKVENTSGVDLEAKNTYESSCAVCHGAAGMGAPVVGDKKAWDAVVGKGMDKVYARAINGTDMGMPPKGGTDLSDDKLKAVVDYMISQSK; this comes from the coding sequence ATGTTCAAGTTCGATCGTAAATTTATTCTTGGTGCTTCCGCAGCGGCAGCGGTAGCCATGCTCGCTACCGGCTGTGTCGAAAGCGGCGACGCTGCGGCACCGTCTGCATCGAGTGCAGACAATGTCCTCACGTATGCAAACGGCAAGCGCGTCATTGACGGCGGTCGCTACTATGCAACCGTTAACGACAAAACCGGACCGTACTATGTGAACACTGCAGCAGAAAAAGGCGGTTACACCTACGGGCGTACACCGACAGCCAACGAACTCGAAGCATGGAACACAACGGTAACACCGTGGCGTCTGCCGCCGAAAGGCGAAGGTACAGCCGAAGAGGGTGAAGCAGTTTACGAAGCCAAATGTGTCATGTGTCACGGCGACTTCGGTTCCGGCGGTGGCGGTTATCCGGCGCTCTCCAAAGGGAATGCATACGACAACATGGCCACACTGAAACACCAGCGTACCGGTCCGGACATGGAAGGTCCGATCCGCGTCTTCGGTAACTACTGGCCGGAAGCGAGCACCCTGTGGTGGTACATCATGGAAGGTATGCCGCACCCGGATACACGCAGCCTGACTGAAGACGAAGTCTATGCACTCGTTGCCTATATCCTGAACCTCAACGAGATGGAGATCGACGGCGAAGAGGTTGATTACGAATATGTCCTCGACCAGGAGAAATTCGCGAAGATCGTTATGCCGAACAAAGACGGTTTCGAACCGGTCATCGACGGTGCAAACGGTCTTGAGAACGTCCGTGCTTATTTCGCGGATCCTGCAAATTTCGGTGCGCAGAAAATCGCTTCTGCCGACGAGCGTTGTATGAGCAACTGTCAGAAAGAGACTGCGAAAGTCGTAGGAATCTCTATCGAGCAGAAAGAGTTCCTTCCGCCGCTTTCTGAAGTCCGTGACCTCCCGAAGGTCGAGAACACGAGCGGTGTAGACCTCGAAGCGAAGAATACCTATGAATCCAGCTGTGCCGTTTGCCACGGTGCTGCGGGCATGGGTGCTCCGGTGGTCGGCGACAAGAAGGCGTGGGACGCTGTTGTCGGCAAGGGTATGGACAAGGTCTATGCCCGCGCCATCAACGGTACCGACATGGGTATGCCTCCGAAGGGGGGCACAGACCTGTCTGACGACAAACTCAAGGCGGTGGTTGATTACATGATCAGCCAGAGCAAATAA
- a CDS encoding methyltransferase domain-containing protein codes for MNVQNEFSRYADHYGSYNVIQKKVAERLVAGVKDAPQHLLDIGCGRGAVAEQIAWPYQQLVGIDFAPGMLALHPQGERITCLQGDFDDPKLYASLKATHFDRIFSASALQWSPDLAHTFALIRSLNAPVSLAIFTAGTFGTLFKTAGLPPLLRSADEVERLAKRFFNASCEVVRYSLAFDNTRDMFRYIKRSGVSGNRNVLTYKETKQLMENYPLDRLEFEVLFIQS; via the coding sequence ATGAACGTTCAGAACGAGTTCTCCCGTTATGCCGACCATTACGGCAGCTATAACGTTATTCAGAAGAAAGTGGCTGAAAGACTGGTCGCGGGGGTGAAGGATGCACCGCAGCACCTGCTCGATATCGGCTGCGGGCGCGGTGCCGTCGCAGAGCAGATAGCGTGGCCCTATCAGCAGCTTGTCGGCATCGATTTCGCGCCGGGGATGCTGGCACTGCACCCCCAGGGGGAACGGATCACCTGTTTGCAGGGGGACTTCGACGATCCCAAGCTCTACGCCTCGCTGAAGGCGACGCACTTTGACCGTATCTTTTCCGCCTCCGCCCTGCAGTGGTCGCCGGACCTGGCGCACACTTTCGCACTGATCCGTTCACTGAATGCGCCGGTTTCCCTTGCAATCTTTACAGCCGGAACGTTCGGGACACTTTTTAAAACGGCGGGGCTGCCGCCGCTGCTTCGGAGTGCCGACGAGGTGGAGCGGTTGGCAAAGCGTTTTTTCAACGCATCATGTGAAGTGGTCCGCTACTCCCTCGCCTTTGACAACACCCGCGATATGTTCCGTTATATTAAGCGCAGCGGGGTCAGCGGGAACCGAAATGTGTTGACCTATAAAGAGACGAAACAGCTGATGGAGAACTACCCTTTGGATCGGCTGGAGTTCGAGGTACTCTTTATTCAGAGCTGA
- the mobA gene encoding molybdenum cofactor guanylyltransferase MobA, with product MPENTFPLPCVIFAGGKSSRMGRNKALLPFDGFDTLAAYQYARLSPLFASAVLSVKTTKGYPEGLPYLPDDPSLADAAPTAGFITAFRSLDAERIFALSVDTPFVDGTVIRALLARDSRELDAVIARTARGTHPLCGIYHRSLLARFEAMAASGDHKLGRMLSESRVRYVDFDDEQLFSNLNHPHEYEAALKTLDKK from the coding sequence ATGCCTGAAAACACTTTTCCCCTCCCCTGCGTTATCTTTGCCGGCGGAAAGAGCTCCCGGATGGGCCGCAACAAAGCCCTGCTCCCCTTTGACGGTTTCGACACCCTCGCCGCGTACCAGTACGCCCGGCTCTCTCCCCTCTTCGCGTCCGCCGTCCTCTCCGTCAAAACGACCAAAGGCTATCCGGAAGGACTCCCCTATCTCCCCGACGATCCGTCGTTGGCGGATGCCGCACCAACTGCAGGCTTTATCACCGCGTTTCGGAGCCTGGATGCGGAGCGTATTTTCGCCCTCAGCGTCGACACCCCCTTCGTCGATGGTACTGTCATCCGAGCCCTGCTAGCGCGCGACAGCAGGGAGCTTGATGCCGTGATCGCCAGGACCGCGAGGGGCACGCACCCCCTCTGCGGCATCTACCACCGAAGCCTGCTGGCGCGTTTCGAGGCGATGGCCGCTTCCGGTGATCATAAACTGGGCAGGATGCTCTCGGAGAGCCGGGTCCGTTACGTCGATTTTGATGATGAGCAGCTTTTCAGCAATCTCAACCATCCGCACGAATACGAAGCGGCATTGAAGACGCTGGATAAAAAGTAA
- a CDS encoding DUF302 domain-containing protein, which translates to MKPLARTLLWTLLSLTLLISTAATDTNIQQDIRIFTVENSGGKITGKSIEKAFEAAGFLIDGNNDMNKPFKARFGTTHYPVYRLATIHDPDLSARLIALNPLMGLLTPLSMSIWQDNEGSMNISVLSLRGLSRMTQIPMNSPDLIALAAKMEKALRAALPGGHFKPLAYQKVADPTTPLSVTFKAVFEAPKDGSILDAKDDFEAEFEGEMEPIGFLFPGFIDVNEELQERGDESYDFYDTYSVCKLDVIFPIHQTHPEVGAFAPCTFFLYKKKGEKTVHMGFPSVQNWIASTDIADKASLDPLIEAENLFIDTVNGITE; encoded by the coding sequence ATGAAACCGCTTGCAAGGACCCTTCTCTGGACATTACTGTCCCTGACACTGCTCATCAGTACCGCGGCCACCGATACGAATATACAGCAGGATATCCGGATCTTTACCGTTGAAAACAGCGGCGGGAAAATTACCGGGAAAAGCATAGAAAAAGCCTTTGAAGCGGCCGGTTTTCTGATCGATGGCAACAACGACATGAACAAGCCTTTCAAAGCCCGGTTCGGTACGACGCACTACCCGGTCTACCGTCTGGCGACCATTCACGATCCCGATCTCTCTGCCAGGCTGATCGCTCTCAATCCGCTGATGGGACTGCTGACGCCGCTCTCCATGTCTATTTGGCAGGATAATGAGGGAAGCATGAATATCTCCGTCCTCTCCTTGCGCGGCCTTTCGCGTATGACGCAGATCCCGATGAACAGCCCCGACCTTATCGCCCTGGCAGCTAAAATGGAGAAGGCACTGCGTGCGGCTCTTCCTGGAGGCCATTTCAAGCCGCTGGCCTATCAAAAGGTCGCAGACCCTACCACACCCCTTTCGGTGACCTTTAAGGCCGTATTTGAGGCTCCCAAGGATGGATCTATTCTTGATGCCAAAGATGACTTTGAAGCCGAATTCGAAGGGGAGATGGAGCCGATCGGTTTTCTTTTCCCAGGGTTCATCGATGTCAACGAAGAGCTGCAGGAACGTGGTGATGAAAGTTATGACTTTTATGACACCTATTCCGTCTGCAAACTCGACGTCATCTTCCCGATCCATCAAACCCATCCGGAAGTCGGTGCCTTCGCCCCCTGTACCTTTTTCCTCTACAAGAAAAAAGGGGAGAAAACGGTCCATATGGGTTTCCCGTCCGTCCAGAACTGGATCGCTTCGACGGATATTGCGGACAAAGCCTCTCTTGACCCTCTGATCGAAGCGGAAAACCTCTTCATCGATACGGTTAACGGCATTACGGAATAA
- a CDS encoding thiamine-phosphate pyrophosphorylase yields the protein MAAKTDALSPDLFRVIDANLNRLKEGIRVIEDIARYLQNDKTTASSLKALRHRSRIDDLQNLLSSRDSINDVLRPTVESELNRSSIESILIANYKRAQESSRVLEEMYKIVDPALSETFKQIRYELYTLEKEHLLSSE from the coding sequence GTGGCAGCGAAGACTGACGCCCTTTCACCCGATCTTTTTCGGGTGATCGACGCCAACCTGAACCGCCTCAAAGAGGGCATCCGCGTTATCGAGGATATCGCCCGCTATCTCCAAAACGACAAAACAACCGCTTCCAGCCTCAAAGCCCTTCGCCACCGCAGCCGCATCGACGATCTGCAAAATCTGCTCTCTTCCCGGGACAGCATCAATGATGTACTGCGTCCGACGGTAGAGAGCGAACTGAACCGCTCCTCGATCGAAAGCATCCTTATCGCCAACTACAAGCGGGCCCAGGAGTCCTCACGGGTACTGGAAGAGATGTATAAGATCGTCGATCCGGCACTCTCCGAAACTTTCAAGCAGATCCGCTACGAACTCTATACATTGGAGAAAGAGCACCTGCTCAGCTCTGAATAA
- a CDS encoding type II toxin-antitoxin system RelE/ParE family toxin: MRVVATPSFVEQLKALLLTIAESNPEEAKRFKLYLDTILLNLPSKAQKYKPSIYFDDADVKDIEHQGCTIPFYYDHAGAALVLLGIIDNRV; the protein is encoded by the coding sequence ATGAGAGTTGTCGCCACCCCGTCCTTTGTCGAGCAGCTCAAAGCGCTCCTCTTGACGATCGCCGAGAGCAACCCCGAGGAGGCGAAACGCTTCAAGCTCTATCTCGACACCATCTTGCTCAACCTGCCGAGCAAAGCGCAGAAATACAAGCCGTCAATCTATTTCGATGATGCTGATGTGAAGGATATTGAACATCAGGGATGTACTATTCCCTTTTATTATGATCACGCCGGAGCGGCCCTTGTGCTTTTGGGAATTATTGACAATCGTGTGTAA
- a CDS encoding heme-binding domain-containing protein, whose protein sequence is MKKVLIIVLLVVIGIQFIPMNVPAEVPTKAEDELEAPEEVLAILKRSCFDCHSNHTTFPWYSSVAPVSWFTKMHVKEGREHMNFSTWASYDDEKKAKYLDKIPKAIKSKMPLPSYLIMHADAKLSEDDKKVLTDWASEAAFDLE, encoded by the coding sequence ATGAAAAAGGTATTGATCATTGTATTGCTGGTTGTAATAGGGATTCAATTCATTCCGATGAATGTTCCCGCCGAGGTGCCGACAAAGGCTGAAGATGAACTAGAGGCACCTGAAGAGGTACTCGCCATTCTCAAACGTTCCTGTTTTGATTGTCACTCGAACCATACCACTTTCCCATGGTACAGCTCGGTTGCACCGGTTTCATGGTTTACCAAGATGCATGTCAAAGAGGGTAGAGAGCATATGAACTTCTCGACATGGGCTAGTTATGATGATGAAAAGAAGGCAAAGTATCTTGATAAGATCCCCAAAGCGATCAAAAGCAAAATGCCGCTTCCAAGTTATCTGATCATGCACGCAGATGCCAAACTGAGTGAAGATGATAAAAAAGTACTCACGGATTGGGCATCCGAAGCTGCTTTTGATTTAGAATAA
- the moaC gene encoding cyclic pyranopterin monophosphate synthase MoaC: MQLTHLDEKDRPKMVDVSAKAPTERVAVASGKITMSPEAYSAIVEERTKKGPVLQTAVIAAIMGTKKTSDLIPMCHPLNLSGINCDVEELPELPGFRLSVTAKLTGQTGVEMEALTGVSIGLLTIYDMVKAIDKGMVISDVQLETKRGGKSGEYQRH, from the coding sequence ATGCAGCTGACCCATCTGGATGAAAAAGACCGGCCGAAGATGGTCGACGTCTCAGCCAAAGCGCCCACCGAACGCGTGGCCGTCGCCAGCGGTAAAATTACGATGAGCCCCGAAGCGTACAGCGCGATCGTCGAAGAGCGCACCAAGAAGGGCCCTGTGCTTCAAACGGCGGTCATCGCCGCGATCATGGGGACCAAGAAAACCTCGGACCTCATCCCGATGTGCCACCCCCTCAACCTCAGCGGGATCAACTGCGACGTAGAGGAGCTGCCGGAACTGCCGGGCTTCCGCCTCAGCGTCACCGCCAAACTGACGGGGCAGACGGGGGTGGAGATGGAGGCGCTGACCGGTGTCAGCATCGGCCTACTGACCATCTACGACATGGTCAAAGCCATCGATAAGGGGATGGTCATCTCCGACGTACAACTCGAAACGAAACGAGGAGGCAAAAGTGGTGAATATCAACGACATTGA
- the soxC gene encoding sulfite dehydrogenase — protein sequence MRNEHSQHDAENVSAERRDFFKKTAALSATAIAGAGMLSGTRAMAEDDPVIMNTPDWGHKIGYPVTKNRYGMPSPYEHNITRRNAKLLSSGNWQASIAMCPIQDLSGIMTPNGLFFSRCHGGIPTINPSEWRLMIHGLVEKPLVLTLDQLKRYPNVSRVHFVECPANGGPEWRGPQFNSIQFAKGMMSNAEWTGVYLKDILKDLGLKPSAKWMLAEGIDSSHMGRTVPVDKVLDDAMIVWGQNGEALRPEQGYPVRLLLPGWEGNLCVKWLGRLEFAAEPFYAKEETAKYTALKPSGKAIQHFYANEVNSIITSPCPEKPWTDLKAGDMVEIEGLAWSGMGTIDGVDISFDGGNNWVEANLKGLVLPKSWTRFSFMYKYEGKPLILASRARDDAGYIQPTIDQETAVMGVESVYHRNGIASWEVTAEGKVNNVQVRS from the coding sequence ATGAGAAACGAACATTCTCAACACGATGCTGAAAACGTGTCGGCCGAAAGAAGAGACTTCTTCAAGAAAACCGCCGCACTCTCAGCCACGGCGATCGCCGGTGCCGGAATGCTCTCCGGTACACGTGCGATGGCCGAAGATGACCCGGTCATTATGAATACACCGGACTGGGGTCACAAGATCGGTTACCCGGTCACTAAAAACCGCTACGGTATGCCTTCACCGTACGAGCACAACATCACCCGCCGCAACGCGAAACTCCTTTCCTCAGGAAACTGGCAGGCATCCATCGCCATGTGTCCGATCCAGGACCTCAGCGGTATCATGACGCCGAACGGCCTCTTCTTCAGCCGCTGCCACGGTGGTATCCCGACCATCAACCCGAGCGAATGGCGCCTGATGATCCACGGTCTTGTCGAAAAGCCGCTAGTTCTGACCCTTGATCAGCTCAAGCGCTACCCGAACGTCAGCCGCGTTCACTTCGTCGAGTGTCCGGCAAACGGCGGTCCGGAATGGCGTGGACCGCAGTTCAACTCCATCCAGTTTGCGAAAGGGATGATGAGTAATGCCGAGTGGACCGGCGTCTACCTCAAAGACATCCTCAAAGACCTCGGTCTCAAGCCGAGTGCAAAATGGATGCTAGCAGAGGGTATCGACAGCTCACACATGGGCCGTACGGTTCCTGTCGACAAGGTACTTGACGATGCTATGATCGTTTGGGGCCAGAACGGCGAAGCACTTCGCCCGGAGCAGGGCTACCCTGTCCGTCTCCTCCTCCCGGGATGGGAAGGTAACCTTTGTGTCAAATGGCTCGGACGCCTCGAATTCGCCGCTGAACCGTTCTACGCGAAAGAAGAAACAGCGAAATATACGGCACTCAAGCCGTCAGGAAAAGCGATCCAGCACTTCTATGCGAACGAAGTCAACTCTATCATTACCTCACCGTGCCCGGAAAAACCGTGGACGGATCTGAAAGCCGGCGACATGGTCGAGATCGAAGGTCTCGCATGGAGCGGTATGGGTACGATCGACGGCGTCGACATCAGCTTCGACGGCGGAAACAACTGGGTAGAAGCAAACCTCAAGGGCCTCGTCCTTCCGAAGTCCTGGACACGCTTCAGCTTTATGTACAAATACGAAGGCAAGCCGCTTATCCTCGCCAGCCGTGCACGCGACGACGCAGGCTACATCCAGCCGACAATCGATCAAGAAACCGCAGTGATGGGTGTCGAATCCGTTTACCATAGAAACGGTATCGCCTCATGGGAAGTCACTGCAGAAGGGAAGGTAAACAATGTTCAAGTTCGATCGTAA
- a CDS encoding MOSC domain-containing protein codes for MNNHEGKVLGLFHALKGVEGRHEYDMIEIDEQGIIGDKYYGKNLNRTILITSEEASYVMAADEGITMPYGSLGENIVIDINPYHLQAGQQLKIGETIVAITQNCTLCSSLGKVDARLPELLKNDRGIFAKTLQGGKIKKGDTVTIL; via the coding sequence GTGAATAACCACGAAGGCAAGGTCCTAGGCCTTTTTCATGCCCTGAAAGGGGTTGAAGGGCGCCATGAGTATGACATGATTGAAATCGACGAGCAGGGTATCATCGGCGATAAATATTACGGCAAAAACCTCAACCGAACCATTCTGATCACTTCCGAAGAGGCCAGCTACGTCATGGCGGCCGACGAAGGCATCACGATGCCCTACGGCTCGTTGGGAGAGAACATCGTCATCGATATCAACCCTTATCATCTTCAGGCCGGCCAGCAGCTTAAAATCGGTGAGACGATCGTCGCCATCACCCAGAACTGCACTCTCTGCAGCAGCCTCGGCAAAGTCGACGCCAGACTGCCGGAGCTTCTCAAGAACGACCGCGGTATTTTTGCCAAAACACTCCAGGGCGGTAAAATAAAAAAAGGTGATACAGTCACTATACTCTGA
- the soxZ gene encoding thiosulfate oxidation carrier complex protein SoxZ translates to MRIKAKLKGNVVSVKAMAKHDMWTYDIAEKKTGDRNNANFITHIDAKVGAATVLDASVSQFLSKNPIFKFAFKGDFKKGDELVMTWVDLKGNTKTSKAKIK, encoded by the coding sequence ATGAGAATCAAAGCAAAACTCAAAGGTAATGTTGTTTCTGTAAAAGCGATGGCGAAGCACGACATGTGGACATACGATATCGCTGAAAAGAAAACCGGCGACCGCAACAACGCGAACTTCATCACGCACATCGACGCTAAAGTCGGCGCTGCGACTGTTCTGGACGCTTCCGTCAGCCAGTTCCTCTCTAAGAACCCTATTTTCAAGTTCGCGTTCAAAGGCGACTTCAAAAAGGGTGACGAACTCGTGATGACTTGGGTTGACCTCAAGGGCAACACCAAGACTTCCAAAGCCAAAATCAAATAA
- a CDS encoding HP0495 family protein, with the protein MVNINDIEQKLELEYPCNWCYKVVGEEREKLENAIREVIVEREHKIAHSNTSRTGKYISLNLELLVHNEEDRQFIYDALKAHQHVKMVL; encoded by the coding sequence GTGGTGAATATCAACGACATTGAGCAGAAGCTCGAACTAGAATACCCTTGTAACTGGTGTTATAAAGTCGTCGGCGAAGAGCGGGAGAAACTGGAAAACGCCATCCGGGAGGTTATCGTGGAGCGCGAACACAAGATTGCCCACTCCAATACGAGCCGCACCGGAAAATATATCAGCCTGAATCTCGAACTGCTTGTGCATAACGAAGAGGACCGCCAATTCATCTACGATGCCCTCAAGGCGCACCAACACGTCAAAATGGTTTTATAG
- a CDS encoding OmpP1/FadL family transporter, protein MTRTIKLAVAAAMALGATSAFATNGDHLIGLGAKSRSMGGVSIGMPFGAESGINNPALLSSVKGTEISFGGTLFMPNVKYNANDGNGIQDSAADLNVIPEVSVGNKVGEHFYWGIGIWGTAGMGTDYRSENSQSTMNMVTALQLMQLGVPVAYEMNGLSVGFTPILQYGALDINYNAMGTTVGEGLAQDLKFTYNFGLSYNVGALTLGAVYRAEIPMKYKGQISGATGPFAGLGILPAPFGDELTQPAEIGVGFSFKITRDNTIAFDYKQVKWGDAKGYKDFNWKNTDVFAVGYQFEIDGYALRAGYNHGTQPIKEADGTTQAGAAINVFNLLGFPAVVEDHITAGASAPLTEQLSVDLALTYALETKVSFDTSALDGMGLTGPSNEVKHSQSGVTFQLTYDF, encoded by the coding sequence ATGACACGTACAATCAAATTGGCTGTTGCAGCGGCTATGGCGTTGGGAGCAACATCTGCTTTTGCAACAAACGGTGACCACCTGATCGGTCTCGGTGCGAAATCACGTTCGATGGGTGGTGTGAGCATCGGGATGCCGTTCGGTGCAGAGTCCGGTATTAACAATCCTGCGTTATTGAGCAGCGTCAAGGGAACAGAGATTTCGTTCGGTGGTACACTCTTTATGCCGAATGTAAAATATAATGCCAATGACGGCAATGGTATTCAAGATAGTGCTGCGGATCTGAACGTGATCCCGGAAGTTTCTGTCGGCAACAAGGTCGGCGAGCACTTCTACTGGGGTATCGGTATCTGGGGGACTGCCGGTATGGGTACGGATTACCGTAGTGAGAATTCTCAAAGCACCATGAACATGGTCACCGCCCTCCAGTTGATGCAGCTGGGGGTACCGGTCGCTTATGAGATGAACGGACTCAGCGTCGGGTTTACTCCGATCCTCCAGTATGGCGCATTGGACATCAATTATAATGCTATGGGTACGACTGTCGGGGAGGGGCTGGCACAGGACCTGAAATTTACTTACAACTTCGGGCTCTCCTATAATGTCGGTGCATTGACACTCGGTGCGGTCTATCGTGCTGAAATCCCGATGAAGTACAAGGGGCAGATTTCCGGAGCTACCGGACCGTTCGCCGGTCTGGGTATTCTGCCTGCTCCATTTGGGGATGAACTGACCCAGCCTGCGGAGATTGGTGTTGGATTCTCATTCAAGATTACCCGTGACAACACCATCGCGTTTGACTATAAGCAGGTGAAATGGGGTGACGCAAAAGGGTATAAAGATTTCAACTGGAAAAACACGGATGTGTTTGCCGTCGGGTACCAGTTCGAAATAGACGGCTATGCGCTGCGTGCGGGGTATAACCATGGTACACAGCCGATCAAAGAGGCTGACGGCACGACACAGGCCGGGGCAGCTATCAATGTCTTCAATCTCCTTGGGTTCCCTGCGGTCGTAGAAGACCATATTACGGCGGGTGCTTCCGCGCCGCTGACAGAGCAGCTCTCCGTCGATCTGGCGCTTACGTACGCGCTGGAAACGAAAGTCTCATTCGACACTTCCGCCCTTGATGGCATGGGGTTGACAGGACCGAGCAATGAAGTAAAACACTCGCAGTCCGGTGTCACGTTCCAGTTGACGTACGACTTTTAA